One part of the Polyangiaceae bacterium genome encodes these proteins:
- a CDS encoding FAD-dependent oxidoreductase has translation MPTNPREIEVAVIGGGLAGLSAAVSLASSGVEVELFERSSQLGGRAASRLVGDYVLDLGPHALYANGAARKGLENLGVAIRGHAPSPRAAAKLAGRYYQLPMGPASLLTTRLLGVADKLRLGKLLSELQSPKFASRAAALPPELTVSRWITGELPPGNGRILLETLIRLSCYSGHPAQRASVALGQLHLAVTGGVLYLDGGWRSLVEPLEQKLAATGRIKHGNKVTELRPLDDAPQSRWAVAFANGQRVCARHVVLAVAPNIARKLLERGGTGTLKALAALAKVSQADASHASCLQVALDPVASGKYDFILGLDEPVYFSAFSATAQVGPNGAEVIHLMRYLDQSEPREGTRGELESLLDFARPGWRERVTEARYQPHLCVTNWIETSQCPRPRSELAPGLFAAGDWIAADGILADAAVGSAMDAASRILQQRATAQPHPASMFATTRGASELWS, from the coding sequence ATGCCCACGAATCCTCGAGAAATTGAGGTTGCAGTCATTGGAGGCGGCCTCGCCGGCCTGAGCGCGGCGGTGAGCCTGGCGAGCAGCGGAGTCGAAGTCGAACTATTCGAGCGCTCGAGCCAGCTCGGCGGGCGCGCGGCGAGCCGTTTGGTGGGCGACTACGTCCTGGACCTGGGTCCTCACGCGCTCTACGCCAACGGCGCGGCGCGGAAGGGCCTGGAGAACCTCGGCGTAGCCATCCGAGGTCATGCGCCCAGCCCCCGCGCGGCCGCGAAGCTCGCCGGCAGGTACTATCAGTTGCCCATGGGCCCAGCGTCGCTCTTGACCACGCGCTTGCTCGGTGTGGCTGACAAGCTGCGACTCGGCAAGCTCCTGAGCGAGCTACAGAGCCCGAAGTTCGCTTCCCGCGCTGCTGCCTTGCCACCGGAGCTGACGGTGTCGCGCTGGATTACAGGGGAACTACCTCCTGGCAACGGTCGTATCCTCCTGGAAACATTGATTCGCCTGAGCTGCTACTCCGGTCACCCAGCTCAGCGGGCCAGCGTCGCCCTGGGGCAGCTACATCTCGCGGTGACCGGCGGGGTGCTCTACCTCGACGGCGGCTGGCGCAGCCTGGTCGAACCGTTGGAGCAAAAGCTCGCCGCCACGGGTCGCATCAAGCATGGGAACAAGGTCACCGAGCTGCGACCCCTGGATGACGCCCCGCAGAGCCGCTGGGCAGTCGCCTTCGCCAATGGGCAACGCGTCTGCGCGCGCCACGTCGTGCTGGCCGTCGCACCGAACATCGCAAGGAAGCTGCTCGAGCGGGGTGGCACCGGCACTCTGAAGGCGCTCGCAGCGCTCGCGAAGGTATCGCAAGCCGACGCGAGCCATGCCTCGTGTTTGCAGGTGGCACTAGATCCAGTTGCCTCCGGGAAATACGACTTCATCCTCGGATTGGACGAGCCCGTGTACTTTTCGGCGTTCTCCGCAACGGCCCAGGTAGGGCCGAACGGCGCCGAGGTGATTCACCTGATGCGCTACCTCGACCAATCCGAGCCCCGCGAAGGCACCCGTGGGGAGCTCGAGTCCCTGCTCGACTTTGCGCGGCCCGGCTGGCGAGAGCGCGTGACTGAAGCGCGCTATCAACCGCACCTCTGCGTCACGAACTGGATAGAGACTAGCCAGTGCCCTCGCCCACGCAGCGAACTCGCGCCTGGCTTGTTCGCGGCGGGTGACTGGATCGCCGCCGATGGGATCTTGGCGGATGCCGCGGTGGGTTCCGCGATGGACGCCGCGTCCCGCATCCTCCAGCAACGGGCAACGGCGCAGCCGCACCCTGCATCGATGTTCGCGACGACGCGGGGAGCGAGTGAGCTATGGTCCTGA
- a CDS encoding sigma-70 family RNA polymerase sigma factor, translating into MVLSVQHDVAPEFEANRRYLWSICYRMTGSAADADDLVQETFARALEHPPPDTSTPWRPWLTRIAVNLARDNLRRRKVRGYTGQWLPEPVELDGSTLDAAGPERDAETRYGTFESLSFAFLTALEALTPTQRAVLLLRDALDYSVRETADALEISEANVKTTLHRARTAMSNYETTRVQPSPETQAHVAEVLYKILGAMATGDVNTFESLLATDVVAISDGGGHTFAAKNPVVGANKIARMYAKLAAGASAAGKLEVRELNGAPAVVVDDPGVKPPAAVRAVLRIELNAEGKIASIHSVLNPEKLRRLFLNHPL; encoded by the coding sequence ATGGTCCTGAGCGTGCAACACGACGTCGCGCCAGAGTTCGAGGCGAACCGTCGCTATCTGTGGTCGATCTGCTACCGCATGACGGGCAGCGCCGCGGACGCCGACGACCTCGTACAGGAGACGTTCGCGCGCGCTCTAGAGCACCCGCCGCCAGACACCAGCACGCCCTGGCGACCCTGGCTCACCCGCATCGCGGTCAACCTGGCCCGCGATAACCTCCGGCGACGCAAAGTGCGCGGATACACCGGGCAGTGGCTGCCAGAGCCCGTGGAGCTCGATGGCTCGACCCTGGACGCTGCGGGCCCGGAGCGCGACGCGGAAACGCGCTACGGAACCTTCGAGAGTCTCTCGTTCGCGTTCCTGACCGCGCTCGAGGCGCTGACACCCACCCAGCGCGCCGTACTGCTCTTGCGGGACGCGCTTGATTATTCCGTACGGGAAACAGCGGACGCCCTCGAGATCTCCGAAGCCAACGTGAAGACCACGCTGCACCGCGCCCGCACGGCGATGAGCAACTACGAGACGACCCGTGTGCAGCCCTCCCCCGAGACTCAAGCTCACGTCGCCGAGGTGCTCTACAAGATACTCGGGGCAATGGCGACCGGCGACGTCAACACCTTCGAGTCGTTGCTCGCGACCGATGTCGTGGCGATCAGCGACGGCGGCGGACATACCTTCGCGGCGAAGAACCCGGTGGTGGGCGCGAACAAGATTGCGCGGATGTACGCGAAGCTGGCCGCGGGAGCCTCGGCAGCTGGCAAGCTCGAAGTACGTGAGCTGAACGGCGCGCCAGCTGTGGTGGTCGACGACCCCGGAGTCAAGCCGCCGGCGGCGGTTCGGGCGGTGCTGCGCATCGAGCTCAACGCGGAGGGCAAGATCGCCAGCATCCATAGCGTCTTGAACCCAGAAAAGCTGCGGCGTTTGTTCCTGAATCACCCCCTCTAG
- a CDS encoding TerC family protein: protein MMALDLLIFGRHSHHVSFRESAIRSVAWIGVSLAFNAYLYVRHGSNMAVPFFLAYVVEKSLSVDNLFVFLAVFSYFKVPDQHQQRVLFWGVFGAVVMRAVFILLGAALLAKFSWTMYLFGGFLIYTGVKLAISGDDDDIDPSNSPALRFAKRFLRTTPELDGERFFTVKNGVRYATPLFLVLIVIEFTDLLFAVDSVPAVLAISDDLFIVYASNIFAIMGLRSLYFMLSGMMGRFHYLSYGLAGVLTFIGLKMVAHSYIHIGNWVSLGVIGSLLTLSVVASLLRKPGHGSDTGDALPPKDSATEE, encoded by the coding sequence ATGATGGCCCTGGACTTGCTGATCTTCGGCCGTCACTCGCACCACGTCTCGTTCCGCGAGTCCGCCATACGCAGCGTTGCCTGGATTGGTGTGTCGCTGGCGTTCAACGCCTACCTCTACGTCCGTCATGGCAGCAACATGGCGGTGCCCTTCTTCTTGGCGTACGTCGTCGAGAAGTCGCTGTCCGTCGATAACCTGTTCGTCTTCCTTGCGGTCTTTAGCTACTTCAAGGTGCCAGATCAGCACCAGCAGCGCGTGCTGTTCTGGGGGGTGTTCGGCGCGGTTGTCATGCGCGCCGTGTTCATCCTGCTTGGCGCAGCGCTGCTCGCGAAGTTCAGCTGGACCATGTACTTGTTCGGCGGCTTCCTGATCTACACCGGGGTGAAGCTCGCGATCTCTGGGGACGACGACGACATCGATCCCTCGAATAGCCCAGCGCTGCGCTTCGCAAAGCGATTCCTGCGAACCACTCCCGAGCTCGATGGCGAGCGCTTCTTCACCGTGAAGAACGGCGTGCGCTACGCCACGCCGCTGTTCCTCGTGCTGATCGTGATCGAGTTCACGGACCTGCTGTTTGCGGTGGATTCAGTGCCCGCGGTGCTCGCGATCTCCGACGATCTGTTCATCGTGTACGCCTCGAACATCTTCGCGATCATGGGTCTGCGCTCGCTGTACTTCATGCTGTCCGGCATGATGGGGCGCTTCCACTACCTGTCCTATGGGCTCGCTGGCGTCCTGACGTTCATCGGCCTGAAGATGGTCGCGCACAGCTACATTCACATCGGCAACTGGGTCTCCCTGGGGGTCATCGGCAGCTTGCTCACGCTGAGCGTCGTGGCCTCGCTGCTGCGCAAGCCTGGGCACGGTTCGGACACTGGGGACGCGCTCCCACCAAAGGACAGCGCGACCGAGGAGTAG
- the malQ gene encoding 4-alpha-glucanotransferase, whose amino-acid sequence MSVFDRRQCGVLCHPTSLHHLGRGPEHYFGGDLGPAARSFVDWLARAGQSWWQMLPVVPPGNGSSPYDSSSAFAGASDLLSPDDLFSAGLLTREELESARGQARRSRASLVAAAYSRFKGARGSQRRLDSFRARHISWLEDFALFAAIRAEQAGAPWWQWPRELRERKPRALVAARERLQDEVDYQAFVQLCFDQQLSALRRYAEERGIQLMGDVPMYVARDSADVWQHPELFKLDKGGTPRVVAGVPADAFNADGQLWGNPIYDWKRHAATGFAWWLARFARCLEYFHALRIDHFIGLARCWEVPFSAASALDGRFRRVPGRALLEAAEAELGAEPGGLPFIAEDLGILTPEVERLRDDFGLLGMRVLQFGFGEDSQHLPHLYPERSLAVTGTHDTNTLIGWYKDLQASVTTQGQAERAKLQQYLGELTPSKAHHALLRACLGSVSQLAILPLQDVLGLGGRARMNVPGTTEGNWAWQLRPGALKDTDAAWLAETCAAFDR is encoded by the coding sequence ATGTCCGTTTTCGATCGCCGCCAATGCGGCGTTTTGTGCCACCCCACGAGCCTGCACCACCTCGGACGAGGTCCGGAACACTACTTCGGCGGTGATTTGGGCCCCGCTGCGCGCTCATTCGTCGACTGGCTCGCGCGCGCAGGTCAGTCGTGGTGGCAGATGCTCCCTGTGGTTCCTCCCGGTAACGGGAGCTCACCCTACGACAGCTCTTCAGCCTTTGCCGGTGCCAGCGACCTACTCTCCCCAGACGACCTATTCAGCGCTGGTCTGCTCACACGGGAGGAACTCGAGTCAGCCCGAGGGCAGGCCCGACGCTCACGTGCTTCCCTGGTCGCCGCTGCATACTCGCGCTTCAAAGGCGCGCGCGGCAGCCAAAGGCGCCTCGACAGCTTTCGAGCGCGCCACATTTCGTGGCTAGAGGACTTCGCCCTGTTCGCTGCCATTCGCGCTGAACAAGCAGGCGCGCCTTGGTGGCAGTGGCCACGCGAACTGCGCGAACGCAAGCCCAGGGCGCTCGTTGCCGCACGGGAACGACTCCAGGATGAGGTCGACTACCAGGCATTCGTCCAGCTGTGCTTCGACCAACAGCTATCCGCGCTGCGGCGCTACGCCGAAGAGCGAGGTATTCAGTTGATGGGCGACGTACCGATGTACGTCGCCCGCGACAGCGCGGATGTTTGGCAACACCCCGAGCTCTTCAAACTCGACAAGGGTGGCACCCCGCGTGTGGTCGCAGGCGTCCCTGCGGACGCCTTCAACGCCGACGGCCAGCTATGGGGCAATCCGATCTACGACTGGAAGCGCCACGCAGCCACGGGCTTCGCCTGGTGGCTCGCGAGGTTTGCGCGCTGCCTAGAGTACTTCCACGCCCTGAGAATCGACCACTTCATCGGTCTGGCTCGCTGCTGGGAAGTCCCCTTCTCTGCCGCCTCGGCCCTCGACGGCCGTTTCCGCAGGGTTCCGGGCAGAGCACTCCTCGAAGCGGCGGAGGCCGAGCTCGGCGCCGAGCCGGGCGGTTTGCCGTTCATCGCGGAGGATCTCGGCATCTTGACCCCGGAGGTCGAACGACTACGCGACGACTTCGGGCTGCTCGGCATGCGGGTTCTCCAGTTCGGCTTCGGCGAGGACAGCCAGCACCTGCCTCACCTCTATCCCGAGCGCTCGCTCGCCGTTACCGGAACCCACGACACGAACACGCTGATCGGCTGGTACAAAGATCTTCAGGCCAGCGTCACGACGCAAGGGCAAGCCGAGCGCGCCAAGCTTCAGCAATACCTCGGGGAACTGACCCCGAGCAAAGCTCATCACGCATTGCTGCGCGCCTGCCTTGGCTCCGTGAGCCAGCTGGCGATTCTTCCACTACAGGATGTGCTTGGGTTGGGGGGGAGGGCGCGCATGAACGTGCCGGGCACCACTGAAGGCAACTGGGCGTGGCAGCTGCGACCCGGCGCGCTCAAAGACACCGACGCGGCGTGGCTCGCTGAAACCTGCGCCGCCTTCGACAGATGA